One window from the genome of Candidatus Zixiibacteriota bacterium encodes:
- a CDS encoding ferredoxin: MTAIETESGETREKPGPQNKYDYSKGPAPLNINLAWCKACNICIALCPRQVFEPDRDGKPVLARPENCTQCQICWIHCPDFAITSNYK, from the coding sequence ATGACGGCGATAGAGACCGAGTCGGGCGAGACCAGAGAGAAGCCCGGCCCGCAGAACAAGTACGACTATTCGAAGGGGCCCGCCCCTTTGAACATCAACCTCGCGTGGTGCAAGGCCTGCAACATCTGCATCGCCCTGTGCCCGCGTCAGGTATTCGAACCGGACCGCGACGGCAAGCCGGTCCTCGCGCGGCCGGAGAACTGCACCCAGTGCCAGATTTGCTGGATTCACTGTCCGGATTTCGCGATAACCTCGAACTACAAGTGA
- the sucD gene encoding succinate--CoA ligase subunit alpha: protein MAIFINQKSRVLVQGITGRDGSFHAQQMKAYGTQVVGGVTPGKGGSQVAGIPVFNTVEEAVGATGADVSVVYVPPAFAVDAIYEAVDAGIGLVVCITEGLPANDMMKVYPYVKARGARLIGPNCPGLISVDQCKIGIMPATIVKKGNVGVVSRSGTLTYEAIWALTLAGMGQTTCIGIGGDQVIGTTFIDCLEAFEADPATRGVVMIGEIGGSDEEEAAAFIKKRMTKPVVAFIAGRSAPPGKRMGHAGAIISGGSGTAEGKVAALTAAGVPVAGSPTEIPALLRDLMARRAGKARSAARPAAKPASRAGTKIRTTSGRASAARAARPAAKANKKPHAAKKTGTKARKKAPAGRRK from the coding sequence TGGCGATATTCATCAATCAGAAATCCAGAGTGCTCGTGCAGGGAATCACCGGCCGCGACGGCTCGTTTCACGCCCAGCAGATGAAGGCTTACGGCACGCAGGTGGTGGGCGGCGTGACGCCCGGAAAGGGCGGCTCCCAGGTGGCGGGAATACCCGTGTTCAACACGGTGGAAGAGGCGGTCGGGGCGACCGGGGCGGACGTGTCGGTCGTCTACGTGCCGCCGGCGTTCGCCGTCGATGCGATCTACGAGGCGGTCGACGCCGGGATCGGGCTGGTGGTGTGCATCACCGAAGGACTTCCGGCGAACGACATGATGAAGGTGTACCCGTACGTCAAGGCGCGCGGGGCGCGGCTGATCGGGCCCAACTGCCCCGGCCTCATCTCGGTCGACCAGTGCAAGATCGGGATCATGCCGGCGACGATTGTGAAAAAGGGCAACGTCGGAGTGGTCTCGCGGTCGGGGACGCTCACCTACGAGGCGATCTGGGCGCTCACGCTGGCGGGAATGGGGCAGACCACCTGCATCGGAATCGGCGGGGACCAGGTGATCGGGACCACTTTCATCGACTGCCTGGAGGCGTTCGAGGCCGACCCGGCGACGCGGGGGGTGGTCATGATCGGGGAGATCGGCGGATCCGACGAGGAGGAGGCGGCCGCGTTCATCAAGAAGCGCATGACCAAGCCGGTGGTAGCCTTCATCGCCGGGCGTTCGGCGCCGCCGGGCAAGCGGATGGGGCACGCCGGGGCGATCATCTCCGGCGGCAGCGGCACGGCCGAGGGGAAGGTGGCGGCGCTCACGGCGGCGGGGGTGCCGGTGGCGGGATCGCCGACCGAGATCCCCGCGCTGTTGAGAGACCTGATGGCCAGGCGCGCGGGCAAGGCCAGGAGCGCGGCGCGGCCGGCGGCCAAACCGGCGTCCCGCGCGGGGACCAAGATCAGGACCACATCCGGCCGAGCAAGCGCGGCGCGCGCGGCCCGACCGGCGGCAAAAGCAAACAAAAAGCCGCACGCGGCGAAGAAGACCGGGACCAAGGCCAGGAAGAAAGCTCCGGCGGGCAGACGAAAATGA